One Tachypleus tridentatus isolate NWPU-2018 chromosome 3, ASM421037v1, whole genome shotgun sequence DNA window includes the following coding sequences:
- the Ndc1 gene encoding nuclear division cycle 1, giving the protein MREWFKTQVVARSMNATLWTLFFQIFVVCITLVIFNALSWNVMQGFRDVMWSCIGYPELFFQLLLALVTSFISIIQLNQLSAIPKIWKSRLDVIVNFCKPKNIFNIIVCGVGGGVIVRCYLALISKKHKNLSQICFYDPDSICLDEKHFFVVFNGMFAGMLYYISCFLQDSYYLEINPFQQPKLLVSKSEIYNVIVEGAIRTLQEMKYFYVLYFVFGKNFRDNICNVLNLSYGEEYKLTTFKGLVDIDLFLTVFITGIILHIVWAYNKYLLKIFLAERIVFPLEETFEVEKDRCLHHSLACNDIPLLQSLGYLDLCHLAKYSFKRRQQIFSVSQPGGHPHQWNQISCTVLARIETLMKQLSTVSSVPPKTESQKLNEVPQTDLSYIKCMENFLTCKFKKIIDFWNKISPISAIYSEYPEAQMHKYFLTCQPVIWGIEALSFLVCASYDEDRYGVVQKSLSKIISLMLDLQTTLERFQKSLSVARKPGPLSRDIQLRQSLRIVLNGALYRIALTFKKHLSDIAFQEDHRQQLYEFSQLKK; this is encoded by the coding sequence ATGCGAGAGTGGTTTAAGACGCAAGTAGTTGCTCGAAGTATGAATGCAACTTTATGGACATTGTTTTTTCAGATTTTTGTAGTTTGCATAACCCTTGTTATTTTCAATGCATTATCGTGGAATGTAATGCAAGGATTCAGagatgtaatgtggtcatgtatTGGTTACCCTGAACTTTTCTTTCAGCTTCTTTTAGCACTGGTGACTTCGTTTATATCGATTATACAACTAAACCAGTTATCTGCAATTCCAAAAATCTGGAAATCGAGATTAGATGTAATTGTTAATTTTTGCAagccaaaaaatatatttaatataatagtttGTGGGGTTGGAGGAGGTGTTATTGTAAGATGCTACTTGGCTCTTATAAGTAAAAAGCATAAAAACTTGTCACAGATATGTTTTTATGATCCAGACAGTATTTGTTTAgatgaaaaacatttctttgtagtGTTCAATGGGATGTTTGCAGGGATGTTGTATTATATTTCATGCTTTTTACAAGATTCTTACTATCTTGAAATTAATCCTTTTCAACAGCCTAAACTTTTGGTCAGTAAAtcagaaatatataatgttatagttGAAGGTGCCATAAGAACACtgcaagaaatgaaatatttttatgtactttattttgtgtttggAAAAAATTTCAGAGACAATATTTGCAATGTTCTTAATCTTTCCTATGGTGAAGAATATAAACTAACAACTTTTAAGGGACTTGTAGATATTGACTTATTcttaactgtttttataacaggAATCATATTGCATATTGTCTGGGCATACAACAAATACTTGTTAAAGATTTTTCTTGCAGAGAGAATTGTTTTTCCACTGGAAGAAACATTTGAAGTAGAGAAAGACAGGTGTTTGCATCATAGCCTTGCTTGTAATGATATTCCATTGCTTCAGTCTCTTGGATATTTAGACCTTTGTCACCTTGCCAAATATTCCTTTAAACGGAGACAACAGATATTTTCAGTAAGTCAGCCTGGTGGCCACCCACATCAGTGGAATCAAATCTCCTGCACTGTACTTGCTCGTATAGAAACACTGATGAAACAGTTGAGCACTGTATCATCAGTTCCACCCAAGACTGAATCGCAGAAGCTAAATGAGGTACCACAAACAGATTTAAGTTACATAAAGTGCATGGAAAACTTCCTTActtgcaaatttaaaaaaatcattgattTCTGGAACAAAATTTCTCCAATTTCTGCAATTTATAGTGAATACCCAGAAGCTCAGATGCACAAGTATTTTTTGACATGTCAGCCTGTAATATGGGGCATTGAAGCTCTTTCGTTTCTTGTGTGTGCATCATATGATGAAGATAGGTATGGAGTTGTCCAGAAAtctttatcaaaaattatttccTTGATGCTAGACCTGCAAACTACTTTAGAACGCTTTCAGAAAAGTTTATCAGTGGCACGAAAACCTGGTCCACTTTCAAGAGATATTCAGTTAAGACAGAGTTTGAGAATTGTTTTGAATGGTGCTCTTTACCGAATAGCtcttacatttaaaaaacatttgagTGATATTGCATTTCAGGAAGACCACAGACAACAACTATATGAATTTTCTCAATTGAAAAAGTAA